The following is a genomic window from Benincasa hispida cultivar B227 chromosome 7, ASM972705v1, whole genome shotgun sequence.
ACTATGATTATTTAACAATAGAACAATAATACTAACCAAGAAAAATTAGCTCTCTAGACCTCATTGTTTAGCATGCCCTCTAAATTCTAACATACTATATTGACatgaacaaatattaatttatttcccTTGTTTTCCATACACATACAACAACAGACCCTAAAAAACCCATACTTGAGGTCGAATACTGTTCATCCCCCCCTGTATTATGTACAATTCTACACTATTACTTTCAGAGACATCCTTCCATATCTCAATGGCCTTCTTACAAATATCAACAGATGACTGATTCTAACTTCAATATACTATACTCAAGAGTGATttctttaatatgaatcaataaagaagaaaacaagAGTTGTGGATCACAGTGGACTTAATTCTCTAAAGATGTTTATTGCCAGCAATGCTGAGACAAAAGATTATATACGAACTTCCAATTGATGTTGGCTAAAGATCAATTAATTGATGATATAGTACATATTTATGTTATATTAGAATTTAGAAGTCATTGCTGCTGCTACCAAAGAAAATCAAGAGGATATTTTgggaataaaattcatatatatgATGGAAAGCCTACCCGTGCTTGCCCAACAGAAGAAGGCCTTTTCAGATGGAACTAGGAGTTGTGAAACAATTCTTTTAGAATTCGATCCATAAAAATGAATAGTGCCAAATGGAGAATTTCTATACTATGTGAATGTCAGGGGAGAAAGTCAATATATAAGAAATCAATTTTACTTATTCCTAAAACTTTGTTGAATATGACCCATAGATTAAGCTAACGTCCCAAACCAGATAATCTAGCCAGTTAATTAAAACAAAGAGGAAGTTTAAGTCATGAAATTAGCAAACATAACTAAGAACAACAAAGCTCAAAAAAGTAGGAGCagctaagaaaaaaaatatataaaaaatacaataatcaATCAGTAATAGTGTCAATAATATCCATTCTTAAAGCAGCATTGCCATTATTTCTATATAAAGATTCATCTCAATGAAGATATGGCATAATAATCCAATCAATTAAAGATATCACAGAGTGAAATCGAACAATGTCCTAAACAAAATTTGGAAAGAACAACTCCTTGGCAACAAAAACTTACCACACCAACTTCATCAGATTTCAACAATTCAGTGAGAAAAAAAGAAGATCATCACAACACATCACAAGTTAACACTCTATAAACCAGCTAAGTGAGTAGCCACTACTTGTACACATCAATTATCAAGTGAACTAACATATCAAAGTCAATAACTACTGCTGAACAGATTTTATCCATCTCCACAGATTTCCAAAAGCAGTAATGCTCATAAGATCACTTCAACAGGCTGCCCCTTCTGACCCTCACAAAGTTATAAGATGTCAAAgaaaaacttcaaaattttacaGATTACAAGAAACAACATCACGGTTCTATAATTGCAGAACTCAATATTTAAACGCACAACCGAAGATATATGATTATTAAACACTACATTCCACCGCCGGCCAAAAACCTCACTAAAACACAAGAGAATTCAGTCGACAGACCCAATAAACAGAAAGAAACAACGAGCAATGGCAATGCACAAATTCAACAAAAAGAGCAACAGAGAGTAAAATTAAGAGGCAGAGTTCGAAGAGGAAGCAAAAACTAGTTTTACCAGTAATCCTCTGGGAGAACTCATCCCACCAATCCAAGGGCTGGAGCTGAGACGATAGTGAAGCAGCAGCGAAGACATTTTGGTCAACCTTTTTCTctaccttcttctttctcttgaaCCCTCTAATGGGTCCCATTCGAAAGtcgaaaaagaagcaaaaataagCGAAAATATGAAACACCCACAAGAACCCACCAAGAGAATCGAAGAGTACAATAGAATTCACATGAAGAAAGCTCTCAGATTCGAAGTTTATGAAGCAATGACACAAAAGGGTAGCAAAAGAAGTAGAGAAGCATTTTGGAAAAACCAAAAGGGAAGGGGAAGATGCAGTAGTAATGgggtgtttcaggttatttgggttAAAAAGATATGTTTGGTATTGATGGGTATATGTTGTTTCTTCTGGTATTGATTTCAAAGCATGCAATAATAAATGGAAGAATATGAAATAGAGAGAGTTTGGAAGAAGGCAAAGGCACAGGCAAAGgaagttgtaaaaaaaaaaataataaggaaaagaaaagtgaTGCATTGGCCAATTACATCATGTTGGGGGAAGGACAATGTAGCCGAAGAAaaggttaaaaagaaaaaaaaaaaaaaaaaaaaaaaaaaaaaaaaaaaaataggggggaaaaaaaaaacgagaGACGGATATTGGCAAGTTCATATCTTTCCTTCTTGTGTGTGTTGATGATgaaaattctttattttttttttcctatatgTTCTTCTGATCTGTTGTCTTAATATTTTTGTTGGGACAAAATTTTTATGTTCTAATAATCTAAGTAGTGGATTATCTAACTCAAAACCCCATGAACTAATGCAAGAAATTTGTGTTGACATAATCATCCCAATAACCCAATAACATAAAGTTCATATAGTATGATATTATAATGTGGGACTTGTTTAGAGAAGTTATTCTAAATTAAGGATTAAAATATTGTTGCTAATGTTGATATCAAGATTTGAATAAGAAAAATTTctcagatagaaaaaatgtacTATTTAtcgaaatagaaaaaaaaatgataaatagtcTATTCGCATCTATTTCATAGTATAAATCATAGACTTATATCATTTTCAATCATTGATAGATACGGATAAACTTCTATTAATTTCTACtaaagaatattaaattttgctattttgtataaacagttttatttatttttttatttttgaaaatctcaatttttaagacatttaaattaataattaagttgaaACTAAATTTATCTTATCATTAGTCTATATCTTCATATTGAGATTAATAAATGATATTTCTTtatatttatggtatttataAAAAGAGATTGAAGGTATTGAttagtttttaatatataaattaacacatagattgatattttaatcattGTTTTGAGCAAGTCtgtaattgttttcttttataaatggtaagtttgatttttttttttaaaaaaaaaaactgtaatataatgttctataaaataaatttagtataaGTGACAAGATGCCATTTTTTATTTGGAGccttcattttctattttaatgTGTAGCAAATTTGAACCCACAATTTGCTTAAGACTGGACGTAATGACTACTTCAATTTCacataaatgttataaaaaaaaataatgaacataaatattattttgttcaTTTAAAATACGTCATATATTATATGGATTTCttttgagaaaatattatatggattttgttataaaatacatttttcttCCCATGACATTATGTTTGACATATTcaactttaatttgaaataattgaaagttcaattttgtagtatatattttcttttttttttctattgttgatcatttgaaagttaaattcatataattttttaCTTTAATTTATGTATTGATATATTAATTGCATCGATATATACGTGTGAATTAATAGGTATGAAAAAACAatcatatcaaaattttaaaaaaaaattagatattttgaaataatgtatggttgaaataataataagataaaattaattcagTCTTGctctttaataataataataataatgactcGAAATATACAATAATAAAACTAGTTAAGATGGTATAATTATATAAAGCTACATTTGTTTTTGAAGTAGAGTCTCTTGAATAATGTTGCTTTATCTAGGAAGAGGCTTATCCTATTAAAGTGAATTTTAAGATGTGAAATTAAGACCAAACAAAATAAGATGTTGGCTTTGGCCTAAAAGTTCATTGAATTCCATTAAAATAAGGTAGTTGCAAGAATAGAAAAAACGGGTCTAAAAAAAGGGCCTTAATGAATGAATCGACGAAGGTCGGACATGACTAAAATGTAAgtttaaagagaattaaacataTCTAACTCGTGTCTCCAAATGCTCCCAGAGTCTATTTCAAGTcggattttaaatttttatatcattCCATTGTGGGGTAAACAGTTTATTCTCATCACacttatttcaatttcaatttcaataataaaattagtgtatcaataaaatatcaatattcattcaaaattcatttaaaagataatataaataatataattactcattaaaaaaaattcaagtacATCTCATCAGTATTAAACAATATATCAACACTCATTCAAAATGTAATTTCAAACATTGGTGTTCATTAAATTTATCAAcaatcattcaaaattcatttaaaatataGATCATTATTGGTGTTTTAACAGTATATTAATACTCGTTCaaaatacatataaaatatCTCAAAGTATATCGATAACATACTAACACTCATTTACAACTCATTTAAGTTATAACATTGGTGTATTGGTAGTATACCATTAATAACAAAAATGAGTACAAATTAACCAGCATCGCGTTTGTACTATCGATTTCGAGATTAAGATTTGATTTCTTCCTCCCCTATCAACATATTGTAAAAAAGTATATCAATAATGTATCAACACTAGCTCATACCGATGAAGGTAAAAATAGTATAATTAAGACAAATGGaaagtaaattaaaatttttgctATATATTCTTTGACTACCAATGGGAATTCTTCTTCAAGCAAATACCAACGgcttaaaattattttcttgtttGTGAGTTAGTTGGGCTTGGACCTTTAAGTGATACATGGGCTTGGGCTTAAAAAGCTTTTGGAGaaaaaaatgtcataaaatttgaagaaaagtaTTCATCATTTTGTTAATGTGGTTGATGTGCCCAACATTTGGATAGAACAATGATATGTTATAATATCAacagggaaaaagaaaaggcaaCATTTTATATTTCCTTTAAGTGGAATCAATTTTTACTACAAGGTttaaatttcatcaaattgAGGTTCTAAACTTAgataaatattacaatttatcATCTATTccatgtttattaatttattcacttattttaacaaaatataattttaaaatctctaaaattagatttaatcAATCAAGTTTGGTACAAAATTAAGCTAATCATTGTATAAATTAACTATTGAATatcttcttaattttctttaataatgtcacttgtctcttaaatcttgtATTATACATTTGTTGAACATATGTGAAATTACTTTTTCTTATTGACAATCTTTCAGAtgaaaacttattaaaatgTTAAAGTTACAATGCTGGTTaaagttaaaagttaaaaaactcTCATCAAAGTTGGATATGTAATTGAATGAGAATGAAAGTTTAGGAtgaaaaaatgatataaattgatttttttcccctcatataaattaaagaaaaatacagaAGCATTATTCCTAGTTTTAAaatgcaattttatttattttttactgtCAAGATAAAATAGACAAaacggtaaaaaaaaaaaaaaaaaaaaggaattagatattattaattttttttaaactaaaattcatATTTCGGATTAAATATAAAGAAGTCATTAACCTATaaatagagtttttttttttttaaagtatttaaagATTGATATTGtattggtttatgtttaggttgattcaaaattttgttcaaGACAAAGAGAAGCTTgattgtttgaataaaatatatgggCTTAGTCCTAAGGAAAGTGACTATTACTTGAAGGCCAACGTTCTTGACGACTTAGTTGATAGTAATGCTTTTGATTAAGAGAATCTTGGAAGCGTGATATAAAACCTTGAGAATTTGTTATGATTTGTCAATGAATGTCTAACCGAATTGCGTTATGCATTATGTGTTTATGTTGTGGGACCAGTTGGTAATATGTTGTATGTTAAGTTAGTAGGTGATGGTTTACCCTCCTAACACTACTATGTTACTAGAAGTCAACAAATTTTCTACTATATTATTGGGTGTTCTCCTACTATGTTTGTGTGCTTTTCGAGCCACCAGATGCATGTTAGAATGAGTGAAATCATTCACTAGATAGTCATCTATGATTAATTGATGTATGCATGTTCTACTAGTATGATtgcatttattggatatgaaaaTAAAGTCTAACcttagtagtggggttacttaccgAGTACTTTTACACTCATATTTGATTATGATATGTTTTTCAGATAAAGGCAAAGACAGACCAATGAATGACAAAAAGAATCCGTAACTGTGCCACTAGGACCAGATAGATGCTTCCATTCATGTTTTCAAGTTTTAAACGAAGTCTTAATGTTTGAACCTAGACTTCTAGTATTTACACTATTAAACACTTtatgcaaaattttcaattttgcttTATAATTTTAGAGGTATCTGAACTAAGGTTTTATGTTATTTAaacttatatttttgttgaaattttttaCTTTATAAAAATGGTTTAATTCTTTTTGCTTAAGTTGCAAAGGGTTTACTTTCAAGTTTATGCATATATAAAGAAATGACACTTTTAATAGTCTTGAGAGAGTCGCATCGTTACCTTTTATGTCGATTTATCTAGTCATGAACTTAACTTGCTACATCAATTCCTTTTCTTTGAAGGTAAAGTTTAAATTCTTATATCCCAATTGtactaaaataaacaattataaATTGGTCATATCGTTTAAAGAAATACCATTTCATTAAAACATAAGAACCCAAAATGGTTATACTTTGCTTGAGAAAATATAttgaaatcttaaaaaaaagaaataaacccatttaattttgaatgttaCACTTGATCAACTGCATCAGAACCGTTGATGCCTTCCACCTATTACTCTTCCCAGCCGTCCGATCCCTCAAATCCGCCGCTCCATCACAATCAACAGACGTCAAGCTCTCCCTTCTTCGAACTTCAGAATTTGAAAATCCCTCTCCGCCGCATTCCTCCGCAGCATCGCCGTCCATCCATCTCCGTCGCCTCTCACCGGTCTGCGTCGCCGCGTTCGTCCCGCCTTCGCCGGAGATTCTGGCTTTGTACACTACGTTCCGGCAAATATCTTCCAGCGAATTCCACGACCGATTGTTCCTGTTTACCGCGACGGAAACGCTCGAATCCGTGCTCGAATTGTTCGTCTCTGAAGAAAATTTCGACTCCGAAAATGACGATGATGATTCACAAGATCGGAAACTCGAAGACGCCTCCAGCAATTGCACTTCCGATCCTTTAAGAATGTACTCTTGGCCTTGTGATGGATGTATCAAATCGTCGTCTGATAGGTCTTGCCATACGTATCCGTTTTTATACCGCCTGAAATCGTAAGTAACTCCTCGATCGATTGCAATATATGAAATGAATTTATGTTCGATTGATGAAAAAAACGAAGACCAAGAAGAAAAATCTCAGGAAACAAACACAGAATCTGAGAGGTGTAATTACCGCTTCGAAGACCACGAATACAGTCTGGAAAGGCCTTCTCCTCGGAGTATATCCAGTCTTTTGATCACATCTAAGAAGCAAATGAGACTGAAAAattgagaaatgaaagaaatcgTTTGATGAAGCGAAGAAAAGGTTAAGTTTACCTCTGAGAAAGAGTCCgtgggaagaagaaagaggaacTTGGAGCAAATGAGGATGCTGGAGTTGACCATGGCGAGTGAGGTAGTATATTACAGGGATGATTTCTGTAGGCTCTGTATTCAATTCTGTCATGTTTTTGGTTTGGGATTGTTCAGGACGATAAAGACTGGTTCCTCTGCTTGGCCATTCACTTGATGTCAATATCTGTCTTCTTTCTTCCATGTTCACCGCCATGAAAATGAAGCAGActgaaagaaaggaagaagaaggagaagaagaaggtcttcaaattGATGGTACGGTAATAAATGCTCGTGAAGCTTTAGGGTTATAAATATTACTAATTTTGTGcttatgatatattattgacTACAAACCTAAATAGGATAACGAAgatatcatttatttaaatagtgttatatttatttccacccaatataaaatatataaatgtttTTATTCAACATACCTCAATGATTAAGACATTATGATGTCTTACCTTCGATTGAAGGTCTAAAAAGGGCATTCGAGATaatgagttagttattatagtcgACAAATTATAATAATCCTGGGTTATAATTATTatgacaaatatcaatttatactttgaattttgagtgttatatcaatttaaaatctaacccaataattgtatcaatttaaactttaaattttgggatgacatcaatttaaacctcacactaattatatcaatttaaaccctgaattttgataattgtatcaatttaaatactaaactttcataattgtataaactacctttatttagatacacttatgaaaaatcagggtttaaattgatatatttataaaagtttaaattgatacaattattagtttggggtataaattgatataactccaaaagttctaagtttaaattgatataatttttaGTTTAAGATTTAAACTGATACAACTCCCATAGTTTAGGGgtctaaattgatatttgccctaATTTTTAATGTTTGGGGTGTCGACTATTTTAGTCCGTTTGTGTTTGTGGTGTAAACTCTTTTTGTTTGGATAGGAAATAATAAATACTGTAGCCAAGAAGTAAATAGAGTATAggtagaaaatagtaaatattgtagcaaatagtaaacactttatgaaaaaatgagttttgaaatagtactTTCTATACTTAATTATAGTTTACAAATAATCGTACACACCATTTTTatatttggtgccccaaacacGAAGTGGACTATAATAACCCATTCCACCAACTTTTAATTGGTGCCCCAAAAAGGCCTCTAAGGTTTGAATTCCTATTTACATAGTTGATATGAGTATAGCTAAATTGACATAAACTTGTAGTATCAACTTTGAGATTAGAGGTTCGATCCCTACACCCCACATGTTGTTGGGAAAAAAAACCTATAACTACTACTTTCACTTCCAAATTTATAgtatcaactttttttttttttgaaatcaaGTCTATAGACAATACTTTTACTtccaaattttttcatttgttatctactttttatcaatggtttaaaaaaccaagccaaattttgcaaactaaaaaaagtagcttttaaaaactttttttgtttttggaatttggctaagaattcaaccattgtaagATGTAAATTATTGTATGAAATGTGGAggaaatatgtttaactttcaaaaacaaaaaactaaaaatgaaatgattacccAACCGACTTTTTGAAACAATTTTCAAGAAAGAACGAAACAAAACACATAAATGAATTTGAAACCATATTTGAAATGATTGTGAAGTGAAAGTGATTGAGAGGTTTGTTTGGTGAAGAACATGACACTAAAAATCAGGGTTTAGGATATTTGAAAAATCCCAAAACTTGGAACTTGGAAGCTGAAACTATGGAAGCTGATGGacaaaattccaaattacaaaCACCTACTCAAATTAGGGACGCCGCACCCACCAACTTACCAACTTTCTTctcaattatatatacatatacccaattaattaatatccaACTATCATCCTCTCTCACAACTTAAGGTTTCTATAGCTAAACTTATATTTCTTGAGTAGCTTTACTAATTCCAATTATAAGGTCGGTTAATTATTTATGACATGTAGGGCGCATTTAGGTTcactttttaagtgtttaaataagtGTTTGTAAACACTTAGAAAGTCAATCTACACGGACTTGTAACGTAAAGGCTAACTAATTTCATAATTCATATGGCCTTTAAAATTTCTCTATTTAGACTTTATCTTGTAAAtgtcctcatttttttttcttactacATGTAACTTTTAGATATATTTAGCTTTAACCCTCTACCTAAACTTTTAAgatacaaaaattgaaatttatgaacTAGTCCGAGATGTATATTTTCATTCATtgacataatttaaatattaactaatTCATAAACCCAAGCTCAATAAAACCATAAGTTGGATAAATGAGGACAATTTACTTTCCAAgggtttaaaaatattttttcaccAACACTTCTTAAGCACTCAGAAGATCACTTCAAACTATCCTCTGCAGCCTAGCCCAAGTTTCCAATGAAGAAACAAATTCTTAAAACACGTTATATTTTGGACCCAAAATGCACATGTAAAttgaaatgagaagaaaataataatcaatAAGAGATGGGAGctgattaaatataaaaatattttttcccaAGCCagattagatttatattaaCCTTTCTGTAAGTGAGTGAAATTCAAAACATCAGAGATTACAGTAGCATACAGTGCAAAAGAAAATTCTCAACAGTCCAATTTTGCTGCCTACAAGAAACAAATGGTTCATTGTACTCAACTTGCGACTGAATCTACAAGCTGCTTCTTTGGGCAGTGGGAAGAAAGATGGCCTTTTTCACCACATTCATAGCATGTTCTTCTTCTTATCTTACCACTTACAGAGCTTACTACAGTAGTTTCAGCAGCTTCCTTCGTTTCAGGCATAGGGTCTGGATGCATTTCCAGATGCGTTTCTGCTACCGCGGCTGCTGCTGCTgcttctcctcctcttctttcTGTTCCTTTCTTTGGAACTGCACATCTTATCTTGACAGGTCTGCCGTGAATTATGTTCTGGTCTAACTTCAGAGCTGTTTTTAATGAGACATTGTCAGAGAAATCGACATGGGCATAGCCACGAAACTCCCCTGTTTCCTTGTCCATGCCAAAACGTATCGATGCAATCTTACAGTTTGCGAAGAGTTTCTTTAGATCATCCTCAGTTACATCCCAAGACAGATTCCCCAGATAGATTCTGTTATAGCCTTCCACGATTGCTGGAGAGAAATCAACTGCTCTATTTGTTCGAGTTCCTTTGTAGGGCTGTACTTTAAGGAAGAGTCCCCCCCTATATAAGAAATAATTTGTAATAAGGTGGTGGAACTAAGTAAGAAAGTATAATGGTGACATGAGATCAAATTGTTCATATTCTCACATGTCGGCTCCGTCCCACGCTAGTGCTCGTTTTGCTGCAGCTTCTGTCTGCGAAAGGGAAACAGTGGTAAGGTAACAATAAAACCAAAGGAATCTAGCCTccagaaattcaaaattcagtAAAACTGAAATCCCCTCGCCACCCCCAACAGAGGTTAGcaaaattttctattataaaGAAGAACACACCAGTTACATTTTGATACTTGTAAACAGTGATGAAATCTCGACTGATCCAAGCTAAAATAGACAAATGCAGCAAACTTAAAAGAGATTTTTTGATAAAgaaaatttcattgataaatgaaatcaaTGGGAAACCGTAGAACACCTATAGGTGATTACAAAAGATGTTGCCAATGGGTAACTAAGAAAAGCTGACTTAAGAGATGGTTTCTGTCCTTATAAGTGCTCAATTAATTCAATGGTACATATTAGCAAGTAGATGTTCACTAGGCAAAAAGGGGGAGGAAATCTGGCCAATATCAATTCACGACAAAGCGAAGCACAAGTCCCAAGCTCTCAATTAGAACTTGACGGTCTGACATGCTAGTTACACAGGAGTGCGTCAAAATGACATATTATATGCTTTTTAGAATAAGAAAACTAGTTGTATGTTCATGTCACTATTCTTTAATAATGACTTGGCATTTGGCTAAACTTTAGAAATCTTAGCGTCATAATGCCTTTTAAATCTTCATTTCTAACCTCAATTAACTTCATAAAGCAAGTTGCACATTTGCACTCCCTCACACTCTGTTAGACTAAGATCTGGCACAAAGCACAAATCATGaaccatttttaaaagttgtttgATCTTCCCCATTAAGAAGAATAAAAGTTCATATCAATCAGATTACCATACCTTGAAAGTCAATATTGCAATGCCTCTGAACTTCCCACTCTCTGGAAACTTCATACAATCAATTTCAGTAATAGTGCCACAGCTTTCAAAAAAGCAACAAATGTCGTCCTCGGTTGAATAATATGGAATGCCTCCAACATACACTTTTGTtgccaaattttcattaaattcactGTAGAATATTGCAGACCACTAATAAATAtcagcaaaaaagaaaaagctaaTTTCACATTCTACGCAATCAAGAGGGAGGGAGGGAGGGAGGGGGGCGCAACACTAATGCATCTGTCAATCTAGATGATACAGATTGGACTAAGGCAATACCATTAAAAATTCCTCAGATCAACATATTAAACTCTATCAGATCTATAGGCATTATTGTGTACACAATATCTACAAAGGAACTAACACAAGAGAAAAAGTTTTAAAGCTTAATCAAACTCAAGCCATTCCCCTAAGCAGCAATTTCATATTAGTAATGCAGTTTCTCCCTCCTCAAGCATAGGCAGTAAATAATCAAAGATAAACCATTTCCAGATCAATGTCAAACCAAACATGAACAGACTAAAACAATCAGAAGCATGCTCATTCTCCAGCAGAGATAATAGAGTTTAGTTGACCACCCAACCCACTAGAAATCTTCATAATCAATTAATCATAATTCATCAATGTCATTCAATCTAAGAGTTCAAAAGGAAATGTTAAGCTACTGAGATATAGAACAGCTGAGGCTATTGGTTAAATGAACTACCTGCCTATATTATAATGAGTTTCTTCAACCTGCACTTTCACTTCATTCCCACTTACTTCTCCCTgcttctcctcctcctcctccccATTCTTTGCCTTCTTattactcttcttcttcttcttcttctgctgcttctttttcttcttcaactttttGGCCTTCTCATTATTCTCTTCCAACCCATCAACCAAATTCTTCTCTTTCGCCCCTTcatctctcttcctcttcttctctctctttgtCTCCCCCAATCCCCGATTCCCATCTTCCTTCTTCTCATCCTTATTCCCATCTGAAGCTGTCAAAATGAGCGATTCTCTTCGTTTCTCTCGCTTAGACAATCTGGGTCCATGGCGACAAACAGTGCCTAATAATTCTTTGAGGGATTTTCGCCGAGATTCTGTGTCCGGTTCACCGGAAACATCACCGTTGGAGTCTTTTCCGGCGACTGATGAAATCAGCGATTCGGCTagcttttctctcaatttcttcttcaactttttGTTTGACAAAACCATCTTCACAGTCGCGGAATCATAAATGGAGACAGAGATCAAATCAACCAAACGAATAAAGCAGAGAGGTGTACTGAAATTCGAGCTCGAGGGTTCCAATTTTTCCTGCTAAAACCTATTTGCAGCGGCTGGGGTTTATCTCTTAATTTCCTGGGGActatactttcaatttaattccttatggtttagcatttttttttaaaatttagttttggagagaaaaaaaaaatcgattttaattataaactcGTGAAGTTATGTCAATTTtaaccttatttttttttaattcatcaaattCCACTTCATACtaatattaatatgataatattaatcctaaatttaaaatattacaattttaatccTATAATAAATTCTTGAACAAAtctcttattattttaatgactTATAAATAAcctattatgcgttcaatgacTCATCAAACATTTTCATCATACACGTCTTCATAATTATAGATTTATTCCATGATGCTATGATGTTAAGGTTTTGgaagtaaagaaaataaaaaagattttgGAAGCAAGGACTATTTGTGATGGTTTACCTCGtgtattttttc
Proteins encoded in this region:
- the LOC120081829 gene encoding uncharacterized protein LOC120081829; translated protein: MAVNMEERRQILTSSEWPSRGTSLYRPEQSQTKNMTELNTEPTEIIPVIYYLTRHGQLQHPHLLQVPLSSSHGLFLRDVIKRLDILRGEGLSRLYSWSSKRRYKNGYVWQDLSDDDLIHPSQGQEYILKGSEVQLLEASSSFRSCESSSSFSESKFSSETNNSSTDSSVSVAVNRNNRSWNSLEDICRNVVYKARISGEGGTNAATQTGERRRRWMDGDAAEECGGEGFSNSEVRRRESLTSVDCDGAADLRDRTAGKSNRWKASTVLMQLIKCNIQN
- the LOC120080780 gene encoding protein gar2 — its product is MVLSNKKLKKKLREKLAESLISSVAGKDSNGDVSGEPDTESRRKSLKELLGTVCRHGPRLSKREKRRESLILTASDGNKDEKKEDGNRGLGETKREKKRKRDEGAKEKNLVDGLEENNEKAKKLKKKKKQQKKKKKKSNKKAKNGEEEEEKQGEVSGNEVKVQVEETHYNIGSEFNENLATKVYVGGIPYYSTEDDICCFFESCGTITEIDCMKFPESGKFRGIAILTFKTEAAAKRALAWDGADMGGLFLKVQPYKGTRTNRAVDFSPAIVEGYNRIYLGNLSWDVTEDDLKKLFANCKIASIRFGMDKETGEFRGYAHVDFSDNVSLKTALKLDQNIIHGRPVKIRCAVPKKGTERRGGEAAAAAAVAETHLEMHPDPMPETKEAAETTVVSSVSGKIRRRTCYECGEKGHLSSHCPKKQLVDSVAS